A window of the Tenebrio molitor chromosome 1, icTenMoli1.1, whole genome shotgun sequence genome harbors these coding sequences:
- the LOC138122312 gene encoding cytochrome P450 4d2-like, with the protein MIIILIITLLLICTPFLWWYSLLRTYKVLDKIPGPKPLPLLGNAIEIGNTPQELLGNVFKWARKYGDVYKFYVVNEVRVVISKAELMESILSSNIHITKSNSYDHLESWLGNGLLMSKGKKWKIRRRMITPTFHFKILDQFLGIFDTCGKILIDKLSSEVGKDSVDIYPFINLYSLDVICETSMGVKVAAQEGHNTEYVEAVRGYLDIFIVRTFSPLYKFDPLFKLSPMYTTYKKCLKTLHAFSNNIIIRRRAEKSEQNLDSTVVSDDGTKRKVALLDMLLESENYNMLSNEDIREEIDTFMFEGHDTTTSAIVFTLLALADNPEVQKKVYEEILSLTGEKNSYLTMQILQDAKYLEMVIKEAQRMYPTVPIVERQLETHYSIDGYDFPQGTILTIFIYAIHHNEKYYPKPEIFDPERFSLENQSQRHNYAFIPFSAGPRNCVGQKFAMLEMKATIIKIVKKFKILPVSGYKPELGMAAVLKSYNGVRVRLRNRH; encoded by the exons ATGATTATCATATTGATAATAACATTACTATTGATTTGTACACCGTTTTTGTGGTGGTATTCACTGTTACGAACATATAAAGTTCTGGACAAAATTCCTGGACCAAAACCCTTGCCCCTTCTTGGGAATGCTATAGAAATAGGGAATACTCCTCAAG AATTACTTgggaatgtttttaaatgggCGAGAAAGTATGGCGATGTATACAAATTTTACGTTGTAAATGAGGTACGAGTGGTAATCAGCAAAGCAGAATTGATGGAATCTATATTAAGTTCGAACATACACATCACAAAGTCAAATTCGTACGACCATCTTGAATCTTGGCTTGGAAATGGACTGTTAATGAGTAAAG GTAAAAAGTGGAAAATACGAAGAAGAATGATTACACCcactttccattttaaaatacttgaTCAGTTTCTTGGCATTTTTGACACATGTGGAAAGATCCTTATAGATAAATTATCTAGTGAAGTAGGAAAAGACTCCGTGGACATATATCCGTTCATAAATCTCTACTCCTTGGATGTCATATGCG AAACATCTATGGGTGTTAAAGTAGCGGCTCAAGAAGGACATAACACCGAATATGTGGAAGCTGTTCGAGGTTATcttgatatttttattgtgaGGACATTTTCGCCATTGTATAAATTTGACCCGTTGTTTAAATTATCTCCAATGTACACAACATataagaaatgtttaaaaacaTTGCATGCATTTTCAAACAATATTATAATAAGACGACGGGCTGAAAAATCAGAACAAAATTTGGATTCCACAGTAGTATCAGACGATGGTACAAAACGCAAAGTTGCATTACTAGACATGTTACTGGAATCAGAAAACTACAATATGTTGTCGAATGAAGACATAAGAGAAGAAATTGATACGTTCATGTTTGAAGGCCACGATACAACGACTTCTGCAATCGTGTTCACATTATTAGCACTGGCAGATAATCCAGAAGTACAGAAAAAAGTTTACGAAGAAATTTTATCTTTGACTggtgaaaaaaattcataccTGACTATGCAAATATTGCAAGATGCGAAATATTTGGAAATGGTAATAAAAGAAGCACAAAGGATGTATCCAACAGTACCAATAGTTGAACGTCAGTTAGAAACACATTACAGCATAG ATGGTTATGATTTTCCTCAAGGAACAATTCTGACGATATTCATTTATGCCATTCACCATAACGAAAAATATTATCCTAAACCGGAAATATTTGATCCGGAACGATTTTCACTAGAAAATCAATCACAAAGACATAATTATGCTTTTATACCCTTCAGTGCTGGTCCACGAAACTGTGTCG ggCAAAAATTTGCGATGCTTGAAATGAAAGCCACCATcattaaaattgtgaaaaaatttaaaatactacCGGTATCTGGCTACAAACCAGAATTAGGCATGGCGGCTGTTCTCAAATCTTATAACGGCGTACGTGTTAGACTACGAAATAGACATTAA